From a single Rickettsia endosymbiont of Cantharis rufa genomic region:
- a CDS encoding type II toxin-antitoxin system ParD family antitoxin, with product MNISLTPELEKYINKQVGSGFYHSSSEVIRAALRLMVKSENFSQNVQFENYKTWLNHEIQIGLDQAAEGKLIPGEKALQDIRDFRKAYLKNNG from the coding sequence ATGAATATTTCTTTAACTCCTGAACTTGAAAAATATATAAATAAACAGGTAGGAAGCGGCTTTTACCATTCTTCAAGTGAAGTTATAAGAGCGGCGTTACGTTTAATGGTCAAATCTGAAAATTTTTCTCAAAATGTTCAGTTTGAAAATTATAAAACATGGCTTAATCACGAAATACAGATTGGTTTAGACCAGGCTGCTGAAGGTAAATTAATTCCAGGAGAAAAAGCGTTACAAGATATTCGTGATTTTCGTAAAGCTTATTTAAAAAACAATGGTTAA
- a CDS encoding RluA family pseudouridine synthase, whose translation MLKHSVPHELNGIRLDKALSLLLGNVSRNQIQKTIKSSCVQVNDVIISDSDILVKENDVILFSFKEPEELKIAAANIALDIIYEDDDLIVINKAAGMTVHPGVGHHDDTLVNALLYHTKNLSDIGSSERPGIVHRLDKDTSGLMVVAKNNKAHMLLANQIEQRQVVRKYKALVWGVVNPPEGTIKNNIGRSRIDRQKMTILKYGGKEAVTHYKTLELFYGGTISMVECKLSTGRTHQIRVQLSHLKHSVVGDQTYGNNDRKIAHSLPKLKAKLIDFKRQALHSWYLSFTHPTSNEIMEFSCEMPRDMEEIIS comes from the coding sequence ATGTTAAAACATTCCGTACCGCACGAACTGAACGGCATAAGGCTTGATAAAGCTCTATCATTGCTTCTTGGGAATGTCTCAAGAAATCAAATTCAAAAAACTATTAAGAGTTCTTGCGTACAAGTTAATGATGTAATTATTTCTGATTCTGACATTTTGGTCAAGGAGAATGATGTTATATTATTTTCTTTCAAAGAGCCTGAAGAACTAAAAATTGCAGCAGCAAATATAGCACTTGATATAATCTATGAAGATGATGATTTGATAGTAATTAATAAAGCTGCCGGTATGACGGTACACCCAGGGGTTGGTCATCATGACGATACACTAGTTAATGCCTTACTTTATCATACCAAAAATTTATCGGATATAGGTTCATCGGAAAGACCCGGAATAGTGCATCGTTTAGATAAAGATACTTCAGGTTTGATGGTGGTTGCTAAAAATAATAAAGCCCATATGTTGCTTGCAAACCAGATAGAGCAAAGACAAGTAGTACGAAAATATAAAGCGTTAGTTTGGGGGGTTGTTAATCCGCCAGAAGGAACAATAAAAAATAATATAGGTCGCAGCCGAATAGACCGCCAAAAAATGACCATATTAAAATATGGCGGTAAAGAAGCCGTTACACATTACAAGACCCTAGAGCTGTTTTACGGCGGTACTATTAGTATGGTGGAATGCAAACTTAGTACTGGTAGAACTCATCAAATCAGGGTACAGCTAAGCCACTTAAAGCATTCAGTAGTCGGTGACCAAACCTATGGCAATAACGACCGAAAAATTGCTCATTCCCTACCCAAACTCAAAGCAAAATTAATTGATTTTAAACGTCAGGCCCTGCACTCGTGGTATTTAAGCTTTACTCATCCGACTAGTAATGAGATTATGGAATTTTCTTGTGAAATGCCAAGAGATATGGAAGAGATAATTAGTTAA
- a CDS encoding uracil-DNA glycosylase family protein — protein sequence MNNTLKWLSAIGVEYCCYEHLPKLKVSNNTKLTEKPQVKLMPEAKIKSDTYDNIVNPVGFGYKEQGAKPITNRRTTSNNVDGSKSIDYITLARALADKANNIEELRKSLQDFNGCELKKFATNTVFGDGNPEAKIMLIGEAPGSTEDLKGMPFCGESGNLLDNMLHAIGVSRKNNAYITNTVFWRPPANRQPTPEEVDICRPFVEKHIALINPKLIILVGSTAATSLLGKNSGITKIRQEYYFYSNKYLSSPIQTTAIFHPAYLLRQPTQKRTSWYDLLKIKEYLVKNNLIAS from the coding sequence ATGAATAATACGCTTAAATGGTTAAGTGCAATCGGTGTTGAATATTGTTGCTACGAGCATCTGCCGAAATTAAAAGTGAGTAATAATACCAAGCTAACCGAAAAGCCACAAGTAAAACTTATGCCTGAAGCAAAAATCAAATCCGATACGTACGATAACATAGTCAATCCAGTTGGATTCGGATACAAGGAGCAAGGAGCGAAGCCTATAACTAATAGGAGAACGACGAGCAACAATGTAGACGGGTCCAAATCAATTGACTATATAACCTTAGCAAGAGCTCTTGCCGATAAAGCTAATAATATAGAAGAACTACGAAAATCTCTACAAGATTTTAATGGCTGTGAACTTAAGAAATTTGCTACTAACACTGTATTCGGTGATGGTAATCCAGAAGCTAAAATTATGTTAATAGGAGAAGCTCCGGGAAGTACCGAAGATTTGAAAGGAATGCCTTTTTGCGGAGAAAGCGGAAATTTACTCGATAACATGCTGCATGCTATCGGGGTTTCACGAAAAAATAACGCTTATATTACCAATACGGTATTTTGGCGTCCTCCTGCTAATAGACAGCCGACGCCTGAAGAAGTCGATATTTGTAGACCTTTCGTTGAGAAGCATATTGCTCTTATTAATCCCAAGCTAATTATTCTAGTCGGTAGCACGGCTGCCACTAGTTTACTTGGAAAAAATTCAGGTATTACTAAAATTAGACAAGAATATTATTTTTATAGCAATAAATATTTATCTTCACCCATTCAGACTACCGCAATATTTCATCCCGCTTATCTACTACGCCAACCTACGCAAAAACGCACCTCTTGGTATGATTTACTCAAGATTAAGGAGTATCTTGTAAAGAATAATTTGATAGCTAGCTAA
- a CDS encoding type II toxin-antitoxin system HicA family toxin, whose translation MSSIDKLIKRLKSKPKDFTWDELTRLLGSLHFEELTTGKTGGSRRKFYNKKTALIINMHKPHPKPIIKPYLIEQVIKKLEEEGLI comes from the coding sequence TTGAGTTCAATAGATAAACTTATTAAGAGATTGAAATCAAAACCTAAAGACTTTACTTGGGATGAGTTAACTAGACTGCTAGGTAGTTTACATTTTGAAGAACTTACAACGGGTAAAACCGGTGGTTCTAGAAGAAAATTTTATAATAAAAAAACAGCTTTAATTATTAACATGCATAAACCTCATCCTAAACCAATTATAAAGCCATATTTAATTGAACAAGTAATTAAAAAATTAGAAGAAGAGGGGCTAATATGA
- a CDS encoding citrate synthase yields MTNENNNDSEFAELKIRGKIFKLPILKASIGEDVIDISRVPAEADRFTYDPGFMSTASCRSTITYIDGDKGILRYRGYDIKDLAEKSNFLEVAYLLIYGELPSSEQYNNFTKKVAVHSLVNERLHYLFQTFCSSSHPMAIMLAAVGSLSAFYPDLLNFKEADYELTAIRMIAKIPTIAAMSYKYSIGQPFIYPDNSLDFTENFLHMMFATPCEKYKVNPIIKNALNKIFILHADHEQNASTSTVRIAGSSGANPFACVSTGIASLWGPAHGGANEAVINILKEIGSSENIPKYIAKAKDKNDPFRLMGFGHRVYKNYDPRAAVLKETCKEVLKELGQLDDNPLLQIAIELEAIALKDEYFIERKLYPNVDFYSGIIYKAMGIPSQMFTVLFAIARTVGWMAQWKEMHEDPEQKISRPRQLYTGYVHREYKGIRER; encoded by the coding sequence ATGACCAATGAAAATAATAATGACTCAGAGTTTGCCGAATTAAAAATTAGAGGAAAAATATTTAAATTACCTATACTTAAAGCAAGTATAGGTGAGGATGTAATCGATATAAGCAGGGTACCCGCAGAAGCCGATCGCTTTACTTATGATCCAGGCTTTATGTCGACTGCTTCCTGTAGATCCACGATAACTTACATAGACGGTGACAAAGGAATATTAAGGTATCGAGGATATGATATTAAGGATTTAGCCGAAAAGAGTAATTTTTTAGAGGTAGCATATTTATTGATTTACGGAGAATTACCAAGTAGTGAGCAGTATAATAATTTTACTAAAAAAGTCGCTGTTCACTCATTAGTGAATGAAAGATTACATTATTTATTTCAAACTTTTTGTAGCTCTTCTCATCCTATGGCTATTATGCTTGCAGCTGTCGGTTCTCTTTCGGCATTTTACCCTGATTTATTGAATTTTAAGGAAGCAGACTACGAACTTACTGCTATTAGAATGATTGCTAAGATACCTACCATAGCTGCAATGTCTTATAAATATTCTATAGGACAACCCTTTATTTATCCTGATAATTCGTTAGATTTTACCGAAAATTTCTTACATATGATGTTTGCAACGCCTTGTGAAAAATATAAAGTAAATCCAATAATAAAGAATGCTCTTAATAAGATATTTATTCTACATGCCGACCATGAGCAAAATGCTTCTACTTCAACAGTCCGAATTGCCGGTTCATCCGGAGCTAATCCTTTTGCTTGTGTTAGTACAGGGATTGCTTCACTTTGGGGACCTGCTCACGGCGGGGCTAATGAAGCGGTAATAAATATTCTTAAAGAAATCGGTAGTTCTGAAAATATCCCTAAATATATAGCTAAAGCTAAGGATAAAAATGATCCCTTTAGGTTAATGGGCTTTGGTCATCGTGTATATAAAAACTACGATCCACGTGCCGCAGTACTTAAAGAAACTTGTAAGGAAGTATTAAAGGAACTCGGGCAGCTAGATGATAACCCGTTATTACAAATAGCAATAGAGCTTGAAGCTATCGCTCTTAAAGATGAATATTTTATTGAGAGAAAATTATATCCAAATGTTGATTTTTATTCGGGTATTATCTATAAAGCTATGGGTATACCGTCGCAAATGTTCACGGTACTTTTTGCAATAGCAAGAACCGTAGGCTGGATGGCGCAATGGAAAGAAATGCACGAAGACCCTGAACAAAAAATCAGCAGACCGAGACAACTTTACACCGGCTATGTACATAGAGAGTATAAGGGCATTCGGGAGAGATGA
- the tig gene encoding trigger factor has translation MGITILKNEGLDFYAKISTPLSEIDDDIQKELLDLTKKVKIAGFRAGKVPVSIVKKKYGTSVRNDIIERRINHSVNHVIKEHNLNIIGRPKIEELQNEPDKALEFTVKIELLPRVTIPDLKKIEINRPKLEVSPKDVEEQLEKLAALTKSYTKESKVKIRDGVQVTIDAIGYIKDEAFEGGKLNDFKVVIGSNALIPGFEKQLIGSKTGSEVDVNVTFPENYHAKDLAGKDARFAVQIKTVHTAEPTVVDDEFAKKFQSNSLEELRTHFTKKIENESEEAINTIMKMNLFDKLEKLLDFDVPESLLTQEKDILKSESDKNEQDDSLFKDKSPKEITEYYNKLALRRVRIGLLLAEYAKSKNLQLEPDDLRKVIMQQARNFPGQENMIFDFYKNNPRAIEGLKGPALEDKAVQYIFDNEIKLKEKKYAKEELEKYLEAEEQRITLI, from the coding sequence ATGGGAATTACCATATTAAAAAACGAAGGATTGGATTTTTATGCAAAAATCTCTACTCCTTTAAGTGAGATAGATGACGATATTCAAAAAGAATTGCTTGATCTAACCAAAAAAGTTAAAATAGCAGGTTTTAGAGCCGGTAAAGTACCAGTTTCAATTGTTAAGAAAAAATACGGCACTTCCGTCAGAAATGATATAATAGAAAGAAGAATAAACCATTCAGTAAATCACGTTATTAAAGAGCATAATCTAAATATAATCGGTAGACCTAAAATTGAAGAGCTGCAAAATGAACCCGACAAAGCTTTAGAATTCACTGTAAAAATAGAGCTATTACCTAGAGTTACTATCCCGGATTTAAAGAAAATCGAGATAAATCGTCCAAAATTAGAAGTAAGTCCTAAAGATGTTGAAGAACAGCTAGAAAAGCTTGCTGCATTAACAAAAAGTTATACCAAAGAAAGTAAGGTAAAAATAAGGGATGGGGTTCAGGTTACTATTGATGCAATCGGGTATATTAAGGATGAAGCTTTTGAAGGCGGTAAATTAAATGATTTTAAGGTGGTAATAGGTAGTAATGCACTTATTCCCGGTTTTGAGAAGCAATTAATAGGTTCTAAAACAGGTAGTGAAGTAGATGTTAATGTTACTTTTCCTGAAAATTACCATGCTAAAGATTTAGCAGGTAAGGATGCTCGCTTTGCAGTACAAATTAAAACTGTACATACTGCAGAACCTACCGTTGTTGATGATGAGTTTGCTAAAAAATTCCAAAGTAATAGCCTTGAGGAGTTGCGTACACATTTTACTAAAAAAATAGAAAATGAGTCAGAAGAAGCTATTAATACTATAATGAAAATGAACTTATTTGATAAGTTAGAAAAATTACTAGATTTTGATGTACCGGAATCTTTATTAACTCAAGAAAAAGATATATTGAAATCTGAATCCGATAAAAACGAACAAGACGATTCTCTATTTAAAGATAAATCCCCTAAAGAAATAACAGAATATTATAATAAATTAGCATTACGCCGTGTACGAATAGGTCTACTACTTGCTGAATATGCAAAATCTAAAAATCTGCAATTAGAGCCTGATGATTTAAGAAAAGTTATTATGCAACAAGCACGTAATTTTCCTGGGCAGGAAAATATGATATTTGATTTTTATAAAAATAATCCTAGGGCAATTGAAGGGCTTAAGGGTCCTGCCTTAGAAGATAAAGCCGTACAATATATCTTTGATAATGAAATAAAGCTTAAAGAAAAGAAATATGCTAAGGAAGAGCTAGAAAAATATCTAGAAGCGGAAGAACAACGTATTACTTTGATTTAA
- the obgE gene encoding GTPase ObgE, with the protein MNFIDEVKIYIKGGSGGNGCVSFHREKFIDRGGPDGGDGGRGGSVIFTSSYHFNTLVNYRYKQHFIAENGENGKGSNKSGKSGKSLTLEVPIGTQIFSEDGNILLHDFTGDDQSFEIIKGGSGGLGNSHFKTSVNQAPRKRTEGEIAEEMWIHLTLKLLSGVGLVGLPNAGKSTFLSVVTAAKPKIADYPFTTLVPNLGVVYVDDEEFVIADIPGLIEGAHQGHGLGDKFLKHIERCNVIIHLIDGSSNDVVADYNTVRLELESYSDYLKNKIEIICLNKCDVLTNEEIQEKINKLQKVTNKEVFPTSTYTNTGVNKIIKLALKIIKTQE; encoded by the coding sequence ATGAATTTTATTGATGAAGTTAAAATATATATAAAAGGAGGAAGCGGAGGCAATGGTTGCGTTAGTTTCCATCGTGAAAAATTTATTGACAGAGGCGGACCTGACGGTGGTGATGGAGGGCGTGGCGGTAGTGTTATTTTCACAAGTAGTTACCACTTCAATACGCTAGTAAATTATCGATATAAACAACATTTTATTGCTGAAAACGGCGAAAACGGTAAGGGTTCAAATAAAAGCGGTAAATCAGGAAAATCGTTAACTCTTGAAGTGCCAATCGGAACTCAAATCTTTTCAGAAGACGGCAATATATTATTGCATGACTTCACTGGTGATGATCAAAGCTTTGAAATAATTAAAGGAGGAAGCGGTGGTCTCGGTAATAGCCATTTCAAAACATCGGTTAATCAAGCTCCGAGAAAGCGTACAGAAGGGGAAATTGCTGAAGAAATGTGGATTCATTTAACCTTAAAACTTCTCTCTGGTGTTGGGCTTGTGGGTCTTCCAAACGCTGGTAAATCTACTTTTTTATCCGTTGTAACGGCAGCTAAGCCTAAAATTGCCGATTATCCCTTTACTACTTTAGTGCCGAATCTTGGAGTGGTGTATGTTGATGATGAAGAGTTTGTTATAGCCGATATTCCTGGTTTGATTGAAGGGGCTCATCAAGGACACGGGCTTGGTGATAAATTCTTAAAGCATATAGAAAGATGTAATGTAATAATACATTTAATAGACGGTTCTAGTAATGATGTAGTTGCAGATTATAATACGGTACGCCTTGAGCTTGAATCATATTCCGATTATCTAAAAAACAAAATCGAAATCATATGCCTTAATAAATGTGATGTTCTTACCAATGAGGAAATACAAGAAAAAATAAATAAGTTGCAAAAAGTTACTAATAAAGAAGTTTTTCCTACCTCTACTTATACTAATACCGGAGTAAATAAAATAATTAAGCTTGCTTTAAAGATTATAAAAACGCAAGAGTGA
- a CDS encoding type II toxin-antitoxin system HicB family antitoxin — protein MIKNDFMSYKGYLGSVHFDASEELFFGKVEFIRDLITYEGSDAKTLIKSLHEAVDSYLEDCNIVGKIPDKPFKGSFNVRIEPELHKEVSLYAMQHGDTLNGIVKKALNEYIKC, from the coding sequence ATGATAAAAAACGATTTTATGAGTTATAAAGGTTATTTAGGATCAGTACATTTTGACGCTTCAGAAGAATTATTTTTTGGTAAAGTAGAATTTATAAGAGATTTAATAACTTATGAAGGCTCTGATGCTAAAACTTTAATAAAATCATTGCATGAAGCTGTAGATAGTTATCTAGAAGATTGTAATATAGTCGGTAAAATTCCCGATAAACCGTTTAAAGGTAGTTTTAATGTTAGAATAGAGCCTGAATTGCATAAAGAAGTAAGTTTATATGCTATGCAACACGGTGATACTTTGAATGGAATAGTTAAGAAAGCTTTAAATGAATATATTAAGTGTTAG
- a CDS encoding IS1-like element transposase, with protein MSINGSGVRDTVRVLKVGINTVIRVLKKSSVKKDKSFYQYDRSNYCS; from the coding sequence ATGTCAATCAATGGCTCTGGAGTTAGGGATACAGTAAGAGTATTAAAAGTGGGTATCAATACGGTTATCCGTGTTTTAAAAAAATCTAGCGTTAAAAAAGATAAATCATTCTATCAATACGATAGAAGTAATTATTGCTCCTGA